Below is a genomic region from Rhodothermia bacterium.
AACCGATCATTAAACTTATCCAACAAAAGTTTGCAAAAAAGCCCCAAATTGTAGAGGTAAATACTACCGTTTTACAAAAAGGCTGGAACTATGGCGAGACAACCGAAGCCTTTGCGGTACGCTATTTGGTTAAGCCGTCTTCCGAGTTACCTAAAGGGAAATACCGCTCTATTCATGGGAACGAAGCGATTGTACTCGGTTTGGCTGCGGTTGCCGATAAAGGTGGAATGGAAGTTCTTTACGCCTCGTACCCGATTACGCCCGCTTCCGACATTCTACATCAAGTTTCTGGACTCAAGCATTTTGGCATTAAAACCATTCAAGCAGAGGACGAGATTGCGGCTGCGGGTGCTGCTATTGGCGCCAGTTTTGGTGGCGTTTTAGGAGTGACGGGCACATCTGGCCCGGGTCTTGCCCTCAAAATGGAAGCCATTGGGCTTGCTGTAATGACGGAGTTGCCTTTGGTGGTGATAGACGTCCAACGTGGTGGCCCCTCGACCGGTCTGCCTACCAAAACAGAACAAGCAGACCTCCTACAGGCCATGTATGGCCGAAATGGGGAAGCACCTGTTTGTGTTTTGGCAGCTTCTACGCCGGGAGACTGTTTTTACATGACTTATGAAGCGTGCCGTATTGCAACCAAATACATGACGCCCGTTATTTTACTGACCGATGGTTATCTTGCAAATGGTGCAGAGCCTTGGTTGATTCCCGATGTGGACAGCCTAAAAGCCTTTGAGCCGCCCTTCATTACCGAGCCTAACGCAACCGTAAATGATAGCCCCGCTTTCCATCCTTATGTCCGTAATCCCGAAACCCTCGCCCGTCCATGGGCAAAGCCGGGGATTTCGGGATTAGAACACCGGATTGGCGGTATCGAAAAAGCGGATGGCATTGGAAACGTGAGCTACGACCCTGCAAACCATCACTTTATGGTAAAACGCCGTGCAGAAAAAATACAACGCATCCAAGCCGAAATCCCACCTACGCCCATTTTGGGAGAACAAACGGGCGAACTCTTGGTTGTGGGCTGGGGCGGAACCCGAGGCGCCATCGAAGCAGCAGTGAGGCAACTCCGAGATAAGGGGGCCAAAGTCTCGGCTATACACATACAACATATGAACCCTTTACCGCCCGATTTAGCGGATATCTTCAAAGGTTTTCGCCAGTATTTGGTTCCAGAATTAAACAATGGTCAATTGGTTCGGATTTTACGCGATCAATTCCTGCTTAATTTTGTACCCTTCGACAAGATTCAAGGGCTTCCCTTTAAATCTTCTGAGATTGAGGCTAAAATTTCAGACATGCTATCCTTATGAGTCCAACTCTTCGCACAAACGCACACCGATTGGGCGTAGCCTCTTTGATTTTAGGCGTGTTTGCCACCATCATGTGGCCACAACACTATGGGATTGGCTTGATCGTTTGGGGCTTGGGGGGCATTGTACTACTCCTTGGAGACAAGGCATGGAGTAGCAAAATGATCATGATTGGGGTATCCATTGCGGTTTACTTTGCGTATCAGGTCATTTTTTTCGTAAACAACAAAACCGAGCCAGAAACCTTCCTATTACCCCAAGACTACAGAGGCGAGGTGCGTGTCCTTTACAGCCAACGACGAGGTGTAGCAGAAGAAAAAGAAGACAAACGTATTATTCATCGTATAGACTCGACAGGTGTTTTGTTCTCCCAATTTAAGTTTGTCCCCGGTTTTGTGGATTGGCAGTTCTTTTACGAAGACAAACAAGGCAACCGAGTACCTATATACTACAAAATAGATAAAGAAGAACAACTACCTCAAGGTGCGGTGGGCATTCATGACCTCGATACCGAGATGTTTGACGGAGAACCTTCTATGCACTTTTTTGTAGGAACAGAAGCCGAGTTAAAAAACCGCCCAACCAAGATGCGTGCCCGCTTAGATTCGTTGGTGCGCATTAGACTAAATAAGAAACAACCAGACATAACGTCTTTATAAACAAGCGCATATGCAAGAAAATGGTAAAACACCCACGTTGACAGAAAAACCTGTAGTGGGTCGCGTTATTGGCGGAAATGGCGCAGAAGACAGCGCGAAACTCACCGCAGGCAGCTTCAAATCCGATCAAGACATCCGCTGGTGTCCGGGTTGTGGCGATTATTCCATTTTGGCACAAACCCAACGGATTTTGCCGGACTTAGGGGTTCCACGAGAAAAGATGGTCTTTTTGTCTGGGATTGGCTGCTCAAGTCGTTTTCCATACTACATGAATACGTATGGCTTCCACTCCATTCATGGTCGAGCACCCGCCTTTGCAACCGGTCTTAAAACAGCAAGGCCAGAGTTGGATGTCTGGGTTATCACCGGAGACGGAGATGCTCTTTCGATTGGTGGTAACCACCTGATTCACCTCCTACGGCGCAACCTTGATCTCCAAATTTTGTTGTTCAACAACCAAATCTATGGCCTAACGAAAGGGCAATACAGCCCAACCTCCGAGCAAGGAAAAATCACCAAATCCACCCCTTTTGGCTCGTTGGATCACCCTTTTAACCCTACAGCGATTGCACTTGGTGCAGATGGTACGTTCGTGGCACGCTCGCTGGATCGCGACCCGAAACACCTCCAAGCCATGCTGAAACGCGCACATGCACATGCAGGAACCTCGTTTGTAGAGGTTTATCAGAATTGCAACATTTTTAATGATGGCGCCTTTTTCGAGTTTACGGAATCTGTCACCAAACCTCATCGCACGCTTTTTGTTGAACATGGGAAACCATTGCTTTTTGAAAATGGCCAAAAAGGCATCCGCTTAGACGGTTTTAGGCCAACCGTGGTATCACTTGAAGACGGTGGTTTCTCGGCTGATGATTGCTTGGTTTATGATGAAACAAGCCGTGAACTTGCCAGCATCATCACCCGCATGTTTGATGCCACTTTACCACGACCATTTGGTGTTTTCTATGTTGAAAACCGCCCTACCTACAATTTACAGGTAGAAGAACAGATGGAAACCGTGCTTAAGCAGCGCGGCAAAGGAGATCTGGTAAGTTTGTTAAACAGCGGTGACACTTGGGAAATTGGCTAAGTTTTTATTCTGTATGAATGGGAGGCGGTCGTCTTGAGGCCGCCTTTTTTAATCATTTGTAGAACAAAGCGCTTCTTTACCATCGCGTTTAATGTTCGTAACATCTTGTTCATACACAGCATACCTTCGGCATCCTATTTTCTCCTCTATCTTTTATGAATGCCAAACCAAGACCGATGACGTCCACCTCCGTTCCTTTGCAACATGCGATCTCAAATGATGGTACGCTGGGCTATCAAATCGCAAATATTGTATCCTACACCCTCAACCCCTTAACCCTTTCGCCCATTGGTGCGGTCTTATGGTCTTTGCATTTCGGCGAACGAGGCCCACAGGTTTGGGCTATTTCGGGCATTACAACACTTTTTTTCTGTATTGTCCCACTGCTCTATTTGATTTGGATGGTAAAGACAGGCCGTACCTCGTCCGTAGAGGTTCGGGAAAGAGAAGCCCGTAACGGCCCCATGATTTTGGGTATGGGAAGCGCCATCGTCGGCGGATGGGTCTTAATCCAGTTTACCACCATACATCCGGCCATTGCATTTGCCTTAGTTGCCATGCAAATCATCAACACCTTGTTGATGTTGGTCATCACACAGTGGTGGAAGATTTCGCTACACCTAACGGGTATGTCCGGTTTTGTGGCAGCGTTGTTTTATGTAACCCAGCAAGTCTGGGAGCTTCCTACGACCGATATTATCGCAACAGCATGGGTTCTGCCATTTTTCCTAACCATTCCACTCTTGATGTGGGCGCGCGTTCGTGTAGGCGCACATACGCCTTTACAAGTTGTTGCAGGAGCAGGGTTGACGTTCCCCATCACTTATGCCACCCTTCATCTGATCTTTGGTTGGTTGTTTAATCTTACTTACTAAAACATAGCCCCTTGAACCTTTCGGAACCTAATCCGGCGTGTATCCGCCTTGCGACCATAGACGTAGGAACGAACACCGTTTTGCTGCTCGTATCCGATGTGTGGCCCTTTGCCAGAACAACGGTGGTTTATGAGGAACAACGTTTTGCACGCTTGGGAGAAGGTGTGGATGAGGCACGGAACCTTCTTCCGCAAGCGATGAAGCGTGTTCGTGATGCTCTTCTGGCCTATCGCACGATTTGTGACGCTCTAAACGTGCATTCCATTCGCGTTGGCGGAACCTCGGCCTGCCGCGACGCCAAAAACCTTGATGCCTTCCAGACCTATCTTTTAAGAGAAACGGGCTTACATCTGGAAGTCTTGCGTGGCGATGAGGAAGCCCACTGGGGGTTTAAAGGAGCCACCGCCTTTACAGAGAATATCCGTGAAGACGCCTTGGTGATGGATATTGGTGGAGGCTCCACCGAAATCATTCTTGGCAATGCCCGATCCGGTGAATTGCACTATCGCCACAGTTTTGACGTGGGTTCTGTACGTATGCGCGAGCGATGTTTCCACCAAATTCCGCCCCCGCCAGACCAAAGACAAGTTGCCGACGAATGGTTGACGACCTTGTGGAAAGAGGTTCCATTTTCGCTCAATGCCCGTCTTCTGCCCACTTTTATTTTGGCGAGTGGCGCAGGAATGGCACTTGGCCTAATGGAATCCGGTGCAAATGCCTTTGACCGCTCCCAATTGACGCAGCGCATTTTGACCCATCAAGTGGTTTCGGAGTGGTTCGAGCGCTTGCTACACACCGCGCCAGAGGCCCTACTTGCCATGAATCCGGCTGTGATGCATGGCCGATCCGATGTTTTTGTTGCCAGCATCCACATCTTATTTCATTTCATGCAACACTTTAACCTACCAGAAGTCCATATCTCTGGCGGAGAGTGGCGGCACGGATGGCTACAATCTTGGGGACAGACCCTTTTGACGGAACCCGAAAGCCCCAAAACGGTATAAATAATTCCAGTTGACTTGCTGCCTCGTCCAGAGATTGCGGGCAACGGGATGATGATGATCCAACGGAGAAGGGAGAAGCGGTCGGGCTTTTCCCTTTTTCGATTCACACGACGATCGTTTTTGACCATGACCACACACCAGTATCATTGGGTGGAAGCCCTACACCCTCATACCGCATATACCTTGGTTTTACTTCATGGAACAGGTGGTGACGAAACCCAATTACTGAGCTATGGCGCCGCTTTTGGAGCAGAGGTGAACATACTGGGCGTGCGCGGCAACGTCCTCGAAGCCGGAATGCCTCGCTATTTTGAGCGGATTGCTACGGGTATTCTCAATGAGGACGACCTCATCTTTCGAGCGACAGAACTCAAGACGTTTCTTTTGGGATTGGCCTCCGAGTACGGGTTTGATCCACAAAAAATGGTGGCTTTGGGTTACTCAAACGGGGCAAACATCGCAGGTGGTATGTTACAACTTTTTCCAGATTTCTGGGCAGGCATTGTTCAGTTAAGGCCCATGATTCCTTTGGTAAACATGTTTGACTTTTCCACTTATAGACAAGCACCAGTCCTTATTCTTGCAGGAAGCCATGACCCTTTGGCGCCAGAAGGCGAGACCGAGGATTGGGCAATGCGCCTACAGAAGAATGGATTTCAGGCAGAACATTATACGCTACACGCAGGCCATGGGGTTACAGCCTACGACTTAGACCTCGCCCTTGATTGGTTCAAAAGGCATTTTCAAACCAATTAACTTTTGTGGGATCATCTCAACACACAAACAAAACACATACATTAAATAAATATTAATTAATGATTTAAAACAAACATTTTAAAACCATGCCTCCCCAAGAAATCGTTTAACGCACCGTCTTGCCATGCAATCTGTCTTTAAACCATTGGTGTATTTCTGGAAACCCACCCCACACCCTTCAACTTCCCCAACCCTGCTATTGCTCCACCGAACAGGCGGCGACGAAACCGAATTGGTGGAGGCTGCTGCAAAGTTTGGAGACAACCTAAACCTTTTGGGGCTTCGGGGGCATGTGCTGGAAAATGACAAACTTCGATATTTTGCACGATTACAAGTGGGTGTCTTTGATGAAGCAGACTTGGCCTTTCGCACAGATGAATTACGCCAAACGGTCTTGGATTTGGCTACAAAATTAGGGTTCGACGTCTCCAAACTCTTCGCTATTGGTCGTTCAAATGGTGCAAATGTGGCTGGGGCATTGCTCCAACGTCATCCGGGGTTTCTGACTGGAGCCATTTTGCTCCGCCCATCGGTTCCCTTTTCCGCTATCACCACGTTTCCTGCGCCCAATCCTACGCCTATTCTCATTTCCTCCGGCTTTTTGGATGCACAAGAACCCATAGATGAGGCCAATAAGTGGGCAACCTTGCTCATCCACAATGGCTTTACCGTAACCCATACCCGCCTTTCTGCTGGACATGCCATTACACTTCTCGACTGGGCATTTGCTTATGCGTGGTTCCAAGACCTTAAAGAGAATGGCTTAAAATGCTAAACTGTTTTTACGAACGTGCGTCTCGGATTAATCATCATGATCATTTGATTTACCCAATAGCAATAGCACGTTATGACCCAAAAAAATCCATGCCAATGCTGCTTTGAGAATTAGGTGCAGGTTGTGTTCATTGGGTCTTATAAGGCTTATATTGACAAATAAGTCAGAGTATTAGCAGTCATAACTTTATTATTTCCAAATACATCACCCATGAAAACAGCGTTTTTATTCCCCGGCCAAGGCTCCCAATTTGTAGGAATGGGCCGTGATTTATACGAACATAATGCGGCTTCGCGTGCCGTTTTTGATGAAGCAAACGAGGTATTGGGCCTTTCGCTCACAGACATCATGTTTGGCAAAGGCGGGGACGCCGAGGCAGAAGCGGCAGAACTGCGCGAGACCCAAAACACCCAGCCCGCTTTGTATGTACACTCAATGGCCACCCTTGCGGCAATGGGGGAAAAGGCAATTTTTGCGGCAACGGCAGGCCACAGCCTTGGCGAGTACTCGGCACTTGCAGCCGCCGGAGCATGTTCCTTTGCCGATGGCCTGCGGGCTGTCCGACTGCGTGGAGAGCTGATGGCACAAGCCGGAACCGAGCGTCCGGGAACAATGGCCGCTATTCTGGGCATGGACAACCACACCCTCGAAGCCTTGTGCCAAGAAGCAACCGAGACAGGCGAGGGCGTTGTGCAACCCGCCAACTTCAATTCCCCCGGCCAAATCGTCATTTCTGGAGATGTATCTGCGGTAGCACGCGCAATGGCCCTGGCCACCGAAAGAGGTGCAAGCAAGGTCGTTCCCCTTTCAGTCTCTGGCGCTTTCCACTCCCCTCTTATGGCATTTGCGATTCAGGGACTCGGCAAACAATTACAAGAAACCGCCTTCCGAGTACCTCAAGTTCCTGTTTATCTGAATGTAACGGCCAAACCAGAAACAAAGCCAGAAACCATACGAGAAATGTTATTGGCCCAACTCACCGCACCTGTTCGATGGGCACAAATCTTGGAAAACATGAAAGCAGATGGCTTCGAGCGTTTTGTAGAAGTGGGTGCTGGCAATGTTTTGTCTGGCTTGGTTAAGCGCACCCTTGGACGCTCTACCACTACCAATCAAGTGGGTACGTTGGATCAACTGACCAAATTCCTGGGTTAAGAACCCTTTAAAAAAACTTAAAATCTATGCATAAAACAAGACCTTATGCTGTTTTTCTTAAAGGAATTTCCTTCTTTAAATTGGTCTAATTCAACATCCCAAAAGACACCTTAAAAACCGTAAATAAAGAAGCCACTTTCGTCGAAGCGGGTATTCACGATGTTATTCTTCAGCGATCCAAAGGTGTAGCGAATTTGTACAAAGGTTTGATACTCGAAATTGGTAGCAAGCAGTTTGTTGCGCAAGAGGATTTCGTCTTCACCAACCTCTGGAACCAAGTTGATTTGGTCTCGGATCCGCGAAGCATAGCCACCCATCACCAAGTTTAGCCCTTTAACCACCCGCCATTCTACATTGCCTCCGATACTAAAGCGGTTTTTCTTGGGATCGTTCAGCAAGCTCGACGCCGTTAGGCTGCCATTTACGTTTCCCCAAGGCTGTTGCCATTGTAGGATGAGCTTAGAAACTTGGCTAAAGGTATTTTCTTGTAATTTACCAAAAACGGTTTTTTGCAGGTATTTCGTAGCGGCAAATTCTGGTCCAAGCTGAAGTTTCAATGAACGTTTGGTGGACTCCGAATATGGGAAAAGGCTGTATTCGATACTAGGCGAGACCGAAAATTGTGCGTCGTGGTTCTCGTAGGTCGAGCGTGAAAATCCACCATAGAGTTTTAGCGACCACAAGGGTGCAAGGCTATAAATGGCACGCCCATACGCATTTTGGCTTTCTTGCGTATAGGTTCGTGGGGTGTCGTTGATGGTTACTTTATTCACCTGTTTGCGAAAATAAAGCCCAATGCCCGACTTCCAACGATCGGTGGTGCGGTCACCATTGGCCGATACCATAAAGGTACGGTCGCTGTAAATAGACTGTGCGCTCAAACTCCCGCCTCCCGTTAGGTTAAAAGTCCACTTATTCCATTTATCCGGTTTTTCTGCGTTTTTTTCAGTTACAGCTTTGGGGGACGTATAGCCAATGGTGACATGGTCAAAGGCTGATGTCTCCAAGGCATAAGGTAATAGTCCGGTTTTTAGATATTTCACTTGTATCTGACGAACTTCATCCGATGTAGCGGTACTTTCGGTATTAAACTTAAGCGCACTTTTTTGTCCACCAAAGCGCTTCTGACCAATAAAATCAATATTCCAAGCTTGGCCACCACTTCCGGTTTGTGCTCCGGTAAACAGCACGTGCAAATCGGCTGCGGTACGGTCAATCACATATTGAACAAAGGGCACTTCGGTTCGGAAAAAGTCCGAGTCACATCTGTTGCAATCCAAAAAGATGGTAATGGCTTCGTTGTGAGGCATATTTTGGGCAAAACTCTGCCCGTGCAGGCAAAACAATATTGCCAGCCAAAGAAGTCTAAGACGCATAGATTTATAGGCTTTAGGGTGTTAAAAGTGTGCGAAAAATGACGGGATCATTGGTAGATAATGGACCAACATACATGGTGTTCTTCCACTTCCTATCCTGTGTCTTCAGTACAAAGATACTATTCGAGGTGGGGCGCTTAAGGGTCAACTCTTCGGTTTGGGCCTCCATTTGGTCTTTAGTGGCAAAAACCATTTGGACGACGCGATGTTGGAGATAAGGATTATATGACGAAGAAATGGCAGACAACTGTATTTCTTGTTCGTTCAATAACGTGTATAGCGATTGAATTTTGGCCGTAATCCCATCTCTATTGGCTCCACGCAAAGGTTTTCCTTTTTGAACCGTTTCCTTTAGCGCCCGCAACAACGATGAGATTTCCGAATTTTGTGGCTCCATACCATAGAGTTTTGCCCTCATTTCGATTAACCGAATCCGCGTTTCATTAGGGTAAATGGCCGGATTTACAAAGGCGCGAATTTTGCATTTAAGTTGATCATAGCTTTCTAAGAACAATTCTAATCCTTCTTCCTCAAACTTCTCCAACTGAACCAACAAGGGGTCTTTCTTTTTTTCGTTAGCGTCCTCCAAACCTTGTTCCGGTAAGGCTAAATTTCCTACAAGTTTGGTATATCGGACAGCTTCCGTATCCTCTTCTACTGGCCCTAAAAGGCGTTCTTCTAAGAGGGCATTGGCGTTTTGCTCACGTACATCAACTTCTACCAAGCCGCCATGAAGCGTCCGATATAGCGCTGTCCATTCTACCAAACTCATCTGATGCGTATCCCCATTCAGTCGGAGTGGTAATTCGGTGAAGACGAGGGTAAGAAGCCCCAACATCGCCAAAACGGCTCCCCATTGAAGACGTACCAACCGCTCTTCGGATTCGTGCAGAATCGCGTTTACACGGGTTTTAAGTTCTGAAACATGCGCCATCCCAAGCCCGACATGAGCTACCGACCTACCAAGCATGTTACGTGCCAAATCCACCAATTTTCCGGCATAGTCTGATGGTCGAATCCCGTTTTGTAAAACCACATCATCACAAGCCCGCTCACGCTCGGTAAGCATCTGGCGACGGGCCAACCAGACCAAAGGATTGGGCCAATGCAAGGCGGAAAGTACCTGCGCCAACTGATGAATAGGGTAATCCCACCGACGTATATGCGAAAGCTCATGTAGCAACATCATCTCGTGTGAATCGTCGCTTTCATCTAACCAGCCGGAGGGCAAAAGAACCACCGGACGAAATGCGCCCCAAGTCATAGGAGAAAGCACGATAGGATGATGTATTAACGTAACCGGACGGCGGATTTGGAGCTGAATCCGTAACAATGCCGCCAATTCCAGCAATTCCGGTGCTGTAACCCGTTGCGCCTCCCGTCTTAACCGTCTAAGCAAAACCGTTTGCCGGAGGATCCCGAACAACACCCAAACAACGCCACAAAACCAGATCAACAGAAGACCATATTCCACCTTCCCCAAAGAATAAACCGATACCGTGGCCTCTACCGTCGTTTCGTGATCTTCATCTTGGGTAACACGCTCGAAAACACCGGAGCGTGATGTGGCAACCTTTGCGGGTTCGTCCGTTTTCTTGCTCTCAATAAGCGGCGCGGTTACTTGAAAAGTATAGGTAAATTCCGGTTTGGGGATCGGCTTTAAGGCGACATATACCGTGACAAAGAACATTCCTAACATGGCTCCAGTCCAAACCAAATGCCGCCATTTTGCAGCCACTTTCCGTAAGAGACCCGCCAGTACAAAACCGCCAGCGAGGATTATAGCCCCTTTCAAGAGTAGATCGGCCACAAAAGGGACATACGGATCCAATATTTCCATGATCAGTATTGGGGAAAAAGGTGGATATTAGCGGCCTTCTTCGCGGGCCTTGTTAATCATCGTTTGGAGTTCGTCCAACTCGGAGGCGGAAATCTCTTTCTGCGAGAGCATTGTAGCGACGGCTTGCGTGGCGGAACCACCAAAAAAGGTGTTTAAAACCCGTTTTAAAGCAGATTGTCCGGCTTCTTGTGTGGGCGTTGCGGGAGAATAGCGGTATTTATTGCCTTCCATTCGATATTGGATGTGCCGCTTTTCGGTCATGATCCGCAGCAAAGTACGTACCGACGCATTGCTCGGCGCGTCTTCCATGGCCTCGCGGATTTCCTCGGCGGTGGCTTCTTGCATCCGAAAGAGTATGTCCATAATCTGCCGTTCACGACGGCTTAGAGCTTCATTAGTCATAACATACCTGTGTTAATTTTTTAACACTTCTAAGTTACAACCCCAGAAATCCAAAGTCAAGAGATGGTGTTAATTTTTTAACACATTAAGAATCGTCAGCTTTCAAATAACTGTTATTAAACGAATTTGTCGTTTTAATTTGGCCTTCTTCCTTTTAGTAGTGTAATTACAAGATTTCCGCTCGACGATTAAAGATAGGAAGGCTCGACTCCGATCGGAATAAATGTAGTCCAACAATCCGAACAACAGCGCAAGTATTCGTTGAATACCCTTTATGACGATAGCTTGATAAACCCATAAACTCATGTTAACTCAAAAACAGGCGCTCTAAATTGCGGCACTTCCGACCGCATTTTGGCCATTGCCCGAACATAGCAATTGGGATCCTCCAAAAGGGCTTGCCACCATTCAGTCGGCATTTCTGGGTGTCGTGCCAACGCATACCGAACCATCCATGAGTGCGCAAAAAGTTTTGATCGAAAACGTTCATTTTGCAAAACAGGGCACTGGACAAGGTAAAAAACAGCGAAATACGGCTCTTTAGAACGAGCCAATAGGTTCATGACAATCTGCTGCATCACCGGATTTTGCTCGGCAAGGTCGCGTTCGATGTGGCGCAGATCCGAGAGAATTTCCTCCAGTACTTCTGGGGGGGTATTGGGATTTCTGGCCACCGCCCGCTGGATCCGCATCTCTTGGCTTTTGGCGAGAGTGACCAACGTTTCGACTGGGGTATCGGGATGCAAAGCCACAGCCTCTCGGAGGGCAACATCGGGGCTTTGCGCCATTTCCAACAAGTCATCGAGGCTTTGCGGACGGATAAGGGTTTCTGATTCGTATGTTTTACCCAAAGCCTGATCCCAAACCGAGGGTTTTATGTGTGTCTTTAGCCCACGCCTCTCACCTGCACGCTGCGCCGCCTCCTGTACGGCCACCGAACGATCATTCAAGAGTTTTGCTTTAAGGGAGAGGGGAAAAAACGGGTTTTCGGCAACGGCCACCCGAACATATTCCTGCCCATGCGAGGCCATGATCTCGAAGATAAAATCGGGCAAGGGAGCGTGTCTTAGGCACAAACGGAACAATTCTCCTTCCCAAGTACTGGGTGTGAGTCCTTTCAGAAAAGCCATCAGGTGGGCGTCTGCCCGTTCCATCCAGTCCGGTTCTGGTTCCGGCATCAGATTCGTATGTAAGGAGGCCGCCAGCCGCACCTGTGGATTCCGATCGCGCAGCAATTTATCCAAAACCATTTTTGGGGGATTGGGGCGCTGTGTGAGTGCGAGCCGGACGTGAGGTCTTCCTTGAACCGCCAAAAGCAACAATTCGTCCCAAGCACTTGGGTGCATCGCCAATTTTAGTGCTGTTTCTTGCGGCATTTCATTAAACCACCTTGGGTTTTCCAAGA
It encodes:
- the fabD gene encoding ACP S-malonyltransferase; the protein is MKTAFLFPGQGSQFVGMGRDLYEHNAASRAVFDEANEVLGLSLTDIMFGKGGDAEAEAAELRETQNTQPALYVHSMATLAAMGEKAIFAATAGHSLGEYSALAAAGACSFADGLRAVRLRGELMAQAGTERPGTMAAILGMDNHTLEALCQEATETGEGVVQPANFNSPGQIVISGDVSAVARAMALATERGASKVVPLSVSGAFHSPLMAFAIQGLGKQLQETAFRVPQVPVYLNVTAKPETKPETIREMLLAQLTAPVRWAQILENMKADGFERFVEVGAGNVLSGLVKRTLGRSTTTNQVGTLDQLTKFLG
- a CDS encoding BlaI/MecI/CopY family transcriptional regulator, with translation MTNEALSRRERQIMDILFRMQEATAEEIREAMEDAPSNASVRTLLRIMTEKRHIQYRMEGNKYRYSPATPTQEAGQSALKRVLNTFFGGSATQAVATMLSQKEISASELDELQTMINKAREEGR
- a CDS encoding M56 family metallopeptidase gives rise to the protein MEILDPYVPFVADLLLKGAIILAGGFVLAGLLRKVAAKWRHLVWTGAMLGMFFVTVYVALKPIPKPEFTYTFQVTAPLIESKKTDEPAKVATSRSGVFERVTQDEDHETTVEATVSVYSLGKVEYGLLLIWFCGVVWVLFGILRQTVLLRRLRREAQRVTAPELLELAALLRIQLQIRRPVTLIHHPIVLSPMTWGAFRPVVLLPSGWLDESDDSHEMMLLHELSHIRRWDYPIHQLAQVLSALHWPNPLVWLARRQMLTERERACDDVVLQNGIRPSDYAGKLVDLARNMLGRSVAHVGLGMAHVSELKTRVNAILHESEERLVRLQWGAVLAMLGLLTLVFTELPLRLNGDTHQMSLVEWTALYRTLHGGLVEVDVREQNANALLEERLLGPVEEDTEAVRYTKLVGNLALPEQGLEDANEKKKDPLLVQLEKFEEEGLELFLESYDQLKCKIRAFVNPAIYPNETRIRLIEMRAKLYGMEPQNSEISSLLRALKETVQKGKPLRGANRDGITAKIQSLYTLLNEQEIQLSAISSSYNPYLQHRVVQMVFATKDQMEAQTEELTLKRPTSNSIFVLKTQDRKWKNTMYVGPLSTNDPVIFRTLLTP
- a CDS encoding carboxylesterase, which translates into the protein MTTHQYHWVEALHPHTAYTLVLLHGTGGDETQLLSYGAAFGAEVNILGVRGNVLEAGMPRYFERIATGILNEDDLIFRATELKTFLLGLASEYGFDPQKMVALGYSNGANIAGGMLQLFPDFWAGIVQLRPMIPLVNMFDFSTYRQAPVLILAGSHDPLAPEGETEDWAMRLQKNGFQAEHYTLHAGHGVTAYDLDLALDWFKRHFQTN
- a CDS encoding 2-oxoacid:ferredoxin oxidoreductase subunit beta, with the protein product MQENGKTPTLTEKPVVGRVIGGNGAEDSAKLTAGSFKSDQDIRWCPGCGDYSILAQTQRILPDLGVPREKMVFLSGIGCSSRFPYYMNTYGFHSIHGRAPAFATGLKTARPELDVWVITGDGDALSIGGNHLIHLLRRNLDLQILLFNNQIYGLTKGQYSPTSEQGKITKSTPFGSLDHPFNPTAIALGADGTFVARSLDRDPKHLQAMLKRAHAHAGTSFVEVYQNCNIFNDGAFFEFTESVTKPHRTLFVEHGKPLLFENGQKGIRLDGFRPTVVSLEDGGFSADDCLVYDETSRELASIITRMFDATLPRPFGVFYVENRPTYNLQVEEQMETVLKQRGKGDLVSLLNSGDTWEIG
- a CDS encoding 2-oxoacid:acceptor oxidoreductase subunit alpha, producing the protein MELATQKPVTSLDEVTILFAGDSGDGMQLTGTQFTLATALALNDLATLPDFPAEIRAPQGTTYGVSAFQIHFGSKDIHTPGDDVNLLVAMNPAALKVNLHRVRKGCTLLVNSNAFGKRDLDLAKYASNPLEDGSLDGFQVIQVPITTLTHEALKPFGLDKKTMDRSKNMFALGLCLWMYSRPIEPIIKLIQQKFAKKPQIVEVNTTVLQKGWNYGETTEAFAVRYLVKPSSELPKGKYRSIHGNEAIVLGLAAVADKGGMEVLYASYPITPASDILHQVSGLKHFGIKTIQAEDEIAAAGAAIGASFGGVLGVTGTSGPGLALKMEAIGLAVMTELPLVVIDVQRGGPSTGLPTKTEQADLLQAMYGRNGEAPVCVLAASTPGDCFYMTYEACRIATKYMTPVILLTDGYLANGAEPWLIPDVDSLKAFEPPFITEPNATVNDSPAFHPYVRNPETLARPWAKPGISGLEHRIGGIEKADGIGNVSYDPANHHFMVKRRAEKIQRIQAEIPPTPILGEQTGELLVVGWGGTRGAIEAAVRQLRDKGAKVSAIHIQHMNPLPPDLADIFKGFRQYLVPELNNGQLVRILRDQFLLNFVPFDKIQGLPFKSSEIEAKISDMLSL